Proteins from a single region of Cydia pomonella isolate Wapato2018A chromosome 13, ilCydPomo1, whole genome shotgun sequence:
- the LOC133524429 gene encoding perilipin-4-like isoform X25, with protein sequence MFSGIADKNLGAFRSIGEKTASLFERKKKDVEQVASEKAQEAAHVVEDQVKKAGELVGGAQSTANDAASSANNAKNSAIDALDKELSKVSLAAGEAQDAANRAVADGKKVVDTAKDTIATSVDNTKKSAEAAVNAAKETLSSTVDATQIAAQNALDTGKSYATSAKDTVSSTIQSTVDTTQKVAQTAVETGKTYATSAKDTVSNTVQNTVEGTKNITQSAVDQSKAYIGSAKDTAQHTLQSALDTSMSYAYSAYDIGKSYVDSARDTVSNTVDNTKKAAESTIETSKTYVGSAKDTIQSTVYSTVDTTKQVAQNALEKGKGYVDSAKDTVASTVDTTKKTAAAAVETGVSYAGAAKGTIANTVSSTVDVTKNVAASAVEKGTSIVGSAKGTVVNTVDATKTAAATAVETGSSYLVSAKDTVANTVHSTADTTKNVAACAVEKGSALVGSAKDTVASTVDASKNAAASAVETGTSYLGSARDTVANTVHSTVDVTKNVAASAVEKGSALVGSAKDTVANTVHSTVDVTKNVAASAVEKGSALVGSAKDTVASTVDASKNAAASAVETGTSYLGSARDTVANTVHSTVDVTKNVAASAVEKGSALVGSAKDTVASTVDASKNAAASAVETGTSYLGSARDTVANTVHSTVDVTKNVTASAVEKGSALVGSAKDTVANTVHSTVDVTKNVAASAVEKGSALVGSAKDSVANTVHSTVDATKNLTASAVEKGTSYVGAAKDTVANTVHSTVDATKNLTTSAVEKGTSYVGAAKDSVASTLSSTVDATKNVTASAVETGSSFVGSAKDTLANTVDATKNAAASAVEKGTSLVGSAKDTVASTVQSTVDTTKSFAGNVVDKGSSLVGSAKDLTSSIYNTENTEVSSEDVKGIVEDTNERVQNGISSALIQTNGVAGSFHDGIQSKFSSTKATEAAASCKKVAENTTDTIHSTVDSTKKAAEEAKAQAAKAAEDAKEKARQAAEAAAAEAKRAANAAMEESKKAAEKAAADASNAVNSTVDNTLKRVEAAADEGIKNAGHVVDAKIKDADKYLSEKRDALASNLSTAMHDGSEGAAGLLSKGLAAFPK encoded by the exons ATGTTCAGCGGCATTGCAG ACAAAAACCTTG GAGCCTTCAGAAGCATCGGAGAGAAGACAGCGTCGCTGTTCGAGCGCAAGAAGAAGGATGTTGAACAGGTGGCTTCGGAGAAGGCTCAGGAGGCCGCCCACGTCGTGGAAGATCAGGTCAAGAAGGCCGGGGAGCTAGTTGGTGGAGCGCAGTCGACTGCCAATGACGCAGCGAGCTCAG CCAACAACGCCAAGAACTCAGCCATCGATGCCCTGGACAAGGAGCTGTCAAAGGTGTCCCTGGCGGCTGGAGAGGCGCAGGACGCCGCCAACCGAGCCGTCGCTGATGGCAAGAAGGTCGTTGACACTGCTAAAG ATACAATTGCAACATCCGTAGATAATACCAAAAAATCAGCAGAGGCAGCAGTCAACGCAGCTAAAg AGACCCTATCGAGCACAGTAGATGCCACACAAATAGCCGCACAGAACGCCCTCGACACTGGCAAATCGTACGCCACTAGTGCTAAAG ATACCGTTTCAAGCACAATCCAAAGCACTGTAGATACAACACAAAAGGTAGCCCAAACGGCTGTGGAAACAGGCAAAACTTATGCTACATCCGcaaaag ATACAGTATCCAACACTGTGCAAAATACAGTGGAGGGtactaaaaatattacacaaagTGCTGTTGATCAGAGCAAAGCTTACATCGGCAGTGCAAAAG ATACGGCCCAGCACACGCTCCAAAGTGCCCTGGACACGTCAATGAGCTATGCGTATTCGGCTTATGATATCGGAAAATCCTATGTTGATAGCGCTAGAG ATACAGTATCAAATACTGTAGATAATACTAAAAAAGCTGCAGAAAGTACGATCGAAACTAGCAAAACATACGTCGGTTCAGccaaag ATACTATTCAGAGTACTGTGTATAGCACTGTAGATACAACGAAGCAAGTTGCTCAAAATGCGTTAGAAAAAGGGAAGGGTTATGTTGATAGTGCCAAAG atACAGTAGCGAGTACGGTAGATACGACCAAAAAAACAGCAGCGGCCGCGGTAGAGACAGGCGTATCATATGCCGGTGCCGCTAAAG gCACCATTGCAAACACTGTCAGTAGCACAGTAGATGTGACAAAAAATGTAGCCGCGTCAGCAGTAGAAAAGGGAACTTCAATTGTAGGAAGTGCTAAAG GTACCGTTGTCAATACCGTTGATGCAACTAAAACAGCGGCTGCTACGGCGGTTGAAACGGGTTCTTCGTATTTAGTCAGTGCTAAAG atacCGTTGCAAATACTGTTCATAGCACAGCAGACACAACTAAAAATGTTGCCGCATGTGCTGTTGAAAAGGGTTCAGCATTAGTAGGAAGTGCTAAAG aTACCGTTGCCAGTACTGTAGATGCTTCCAAAAATGCAGCCGCGTCTGCAGTTGAAACGGGCACTTCATATTTGGGAAGTGCTAGAG atACTGTAGCAAACACAGTTCATAGTACTGTAGACGTAACAAAGAATGTAGCGGCGTCAGCTGTTGAAAAGGGCTCTGCGTTAGTAGGAAGTGCTAAAG atACTGTAGCAAACACAGTCCATAGTACTGTAGACGTAACAAAGAATGTAGCGGCGTCAGCTGTTGAAAAGGGCTCTGCGTTAGTAGGAAGCGCTAAAG ATACAGTTGCCAGTACTGTAGATGCTTCCAAAAATGCAGCCGCATCTGCGGTTGAAACGGGCACTTCGTATTTAGGAAGTGCTAGAg atACTGTAGCAAACACCGTCCATAGTACTGTAGACGTAACAAAGAATGTAGCGGCGTCAGCTGTTGAAAAGGGCTCTGCATTAGTAGGAAGCGCTAAAG ATACCGTTGCCAGTACTGTAGATGCTTCCAAAAATGCAGCCGCATCTGCGGTTGAAACGGGCACTTCGTATTTAGGAAGTGCTAGAg atACTGTAGCAAACACCGTCCATAGTACTGTAGACGTAACAAAGAATGTAACGGCGTCAGCTGTTGAAAAGGGCTCAGCGTTAGTAGGAAGTGCTAAAG atACTGTAGCAAACACCGTCCATAGTACTGTAGACGTAACCAAGAACGTAGCGGCGTCAGCTGTTGAAAAGGGCTCGGCGTTAGTAGGAAGTGCTAAAG attcGGTTGCCAACACTGTCCATAGTACCGTAGATGCGACTAAAAATTTAACAGCATCTGCCGTTGAAAAGGGCACATCTTACGTGGGTGCTGCTAAAG atACGGTGGCCAACACTGTCCATAGCACTGTAGATGCGACAAAAAATTTAACAACATCTGCCGTTGAAAAGGGCACATCGTATGTAGGCGCTGCCAAAG ATAGCGTAGCGAGCACACTTTCTAGTACAGTAGACGCTACTAAAAACGTCACGGCGTCTGCTGTTGAGACCGGTTCCTCGTTTGTAGGCAGTGCCAAAg acacCCTTGCAAATACTGTAGACGCAACCAAGAATGCGGCGGCGTCCGCTGTTGAAAAGGGAACGTCTTTAGTAGGAAGTGCTAAAG ATACCGTAGCAAGCACAGTACAAAGCACTGTAGATACCACTAAAAGCTTTGCCGGTAACGTGGTGGATAAGGGATCGTCGCTTGTTGGAAGCGCCAAAG ACCTAACAAGCTCGATTTATAATACTGAAAATACTGAGGTTTCATCAGAGGACGTAAAGGGCATTGTAGAAGATACTAATG AACGCGTCCAAAATGGCATCTCATCTGCTTTGATCCAGACCAATGGAGTCGCTGGCAGCTTCCACG ATGGAATTCAAAGCAAATTCAGCTCTACAAAGGCTACTGAGGCGGCGGCTAGTTGCAAGAAAGTCGCAGAAAATACGACTG ACACAATCCACTCGACGGTAGACAGCACGAAGAAGGCGGCAGAGGAGGCCAAAGCGCAGGCGGCGAAGGCCGCCGAAGACGCCAAGGAAAAGGCCCGACAGGCCGCGGAGGCCGCTGCTGCTGAGGCCAAGAGAGCGGCCA ACGCAGCGATGGAAGAATCCAAAAAAGCAGCTGAGAAAGCCGCAGCGGACGCTAGCAACGCCGTGAACAGCACCGTTGACAACACGCTGAAGCGCGTGGAAGCCGCCGCCGATGAGGGCATCAAGAACGCCGGACACGTCGTCGACGCCAAAATTAAGGACGCCGACAAATACCTCAGCGAGAAGCGCGACGCG CTCGCATCGAACCTATCGACGGCAATGCACGACGGCTCCGAGGGCGCCGCCGGCCTGCTGAGCAAGGGGCTCGCCGCGTTCCCCAAATAA